In one window of Danaus plexippus chromosome 7, MEX_DaPlex, whole genome shotgun sequence DNA:
- the LOC116770978 gene encoding uncharacterized protein LOC116770978 isoform X3, protein MRAITIICLISVSSGGDISGDVDVKHEEQNTTTLYPIQALPNDLKYGEPHVYNNSETREEGPETRATSSSDNCFHNKEFMEPSNTNNDKTVKKLNDSKDDGNDEVISNKEENKQATNKERTSWKINATYAPSSKDEESYQTKEVLKDFKPSPHLGSFYDGDSLFSPPQPIKDSFKPYSPPHFTSFEKDFYRLNYKAPLDSYRRPVDNPYPYEDVLPRTEDMKFDTGLEPKPTVQAPVRVPAGGLYKLPDAFQRTPSSDSGNQDYGLQFKEHKDTSVKNRVNPWKGLLHLVTSLLPVGLIVSALTPQVIKLETTASSPRFRGRISRHSEDVSSLPHISDGCKRRLLCEIHSDQEYMRPCYKIRCEDPRSMDRLLRWLLDHHRPGYQPGDHDRRGYIIT, encoded by the exons ATG AGAGCCATAACCATAATTTGCCTTATAAGTGTGTCATCTGGGGGTGACATCAGCGGAGATGTAGACGTCAAGCATGAAGAACAAAATACAACCACGTTGTATCCAATCCAAGCCCTTCCTAATGATCTAAAGTATGGAGAACCAcacgtttataataatagcgaGACACGAGAGGAAGGTCCCGAAACTAGAGCTACTTCAAGCTCagataattgttttcataacaAGGAATTCATGGAACCAAGTAATACAAACAATGATAAGActgttaagaaattaaatgacaGCAAAGATGACGGAAACGATGAAGTTATCTCGAATAAAGAAGAAAACAAACAAgcaacaaataaagaaagaacATCGTGGAAAATCAACGCGACCTACGCTCCATCTTCTAAAGATGAAGAAAGCTACCAAACTAAGGAGGTGCTGAAAGACTTCAAGCCCAGTCCCCACCTCGGAAGTTTTTATGATGGAGACAGTCTCTTCTCACCTCCTCAGCCGATTAAAGACTCGTTTAAACCTTACTCGCCTCCACATTTTACAAG TTTTGAAAAAGATTTCTATAGACTTAATTACAAAGCTCCGCTGGACTCGTACCGAAGACCAGTAGACAACCCGTATCCATATGAAGACGTGCTGCCGAGAACCGAAGATATGAAGTTTGACACTGGTCTGGAGCCCAAACCGACCGTGCAGGCGCCGGTGAGAGTACCAGCCGGAGGGTTGTATAAACTCCCGGATGCTTTCCAACGGACACCCAGCTCTGACAGCGGCAACCAAGACTACGGGCTCCAGTTTAAAGAACATAAAGACACCTCCGTTAAGAATCG GGTGAATCCCTGGAAAGGTCTGCTGCACTTGGTGACGTCTCTTCTGCCAGTTGGACTCATAGTGTCGGCTCTCACCCCCCAAGTCATCAAACTGGAAACTACGGCCAGCAGTCCACG CTTCCGCGGCCGCATCTCTCGTCACTCGGAGGACGTGTCATCTCTCCCCCACATCAGCGATGGCTGTAAGAGACGGCTCCTGTGTGAAATCCATTCTGATCAGGAGTACATGAG ACCATGCTACAAGATCCGCTGTGAGGATCCTCGCTCCATGGACCGGCTGCTGCGCTGGTTACTGGACCACCACAGACCCGGCTACCAGCCTGGCGACCACGACCGCCGAGGTTACATTATAACATGA
- the LOC116770978 gene encoding uncharacterized protein LOC116770978 isoform X2 — MRAITIICLISVSSGGDISGDVDVKHEEQNTTTLYPIQALPNDLKYGEPHVYNNSETREEGPETRATSSSDNCFHNKEFMEPSNTNNDKTVKKLNDSKDDGNDEVISNKEENKQATNKERTSWKINATYAPSSKDEESYQTKEVLKDFKPSPHLGSFYDGDSLFSPPQPIKDSFKPYSPPHFTSFEKDFYRLNYKAPLDSYRRPVDNPYPYEDVLPRTEDMKFDTGLEPKPTVQAPVRVPAGGLYKLPDAFQRTPSSDSGNQDYGLQFKEHKDTSVKNRVNPWKGLLHLVTSLLPVGLIVSALTPQVIKLETTASSPRFRGRISRHSEDVSSLPHISDGCKRRLLCEIHSDQEYMSYVDRRPCYKIRCEDPRSMDRLLRWLLDHHRPGYQPGDHDRRGYIIT, encoded by the exons ATG AGAGCCATAACCATAATTTGCCTTATAAGTGTGTCATCTGGGGGTGACATCAGCGGAGATGTAGACGTCAAGCATGAAGAACAAAATACAACCACGTTGTATCCAATCCAAGCCCTTCCTAATGATCTAAAGTATGGAGAACCAcacgtttataataatagcgaGACACGAGAGGAAGGTCCCGAAACTAGAGCTACTTCAAGCTCagataattgttttcataacaAGGAATTCATGGAACCAAGTAATACAAACAATGATAAGActgttaagaaattaaatgacaGCAAAGATGACGGAAACGATGAAGTTATCTCGAATAAAGAAGAAAACAAACAAgcaacaaataaagaaagaacATCGTGGAAAATCAACGCGACCTACGCTCCATCTTCTAAAGATGAAGAAAGCTACCAAACTAAGGAGGTGCTGAAAGACTTCAAGCCCAGTCCCCACCTCGGAAGTTTTTATGATGGAGACAGTCTCTTCTCACCTCCTCAGCCGATTAAAGACTCGTTTAAACCTTACTCGCCTCCACATTTTACAAG TTTTGAAAAAGATTTCTATAGACTTAATTACAAAGCTCCGCTGGACTCGTACCGAAGACCAGTAGACAACCCGTATCCATATGAAGACGTGCTGCCGAGAACCGAAGATATGAAGTTTGACACTGGTCTGGAGCCCAAACCGACCGTGCAGGCGCCGGTGAGAGTACCAGCCGGAGGGTTGTATAAACTCCCGGATGCTTTCCAACGGACACCCAGCTCTGACAGCGGCAACCAAGACTACGGGCTCCAGTTTAAAGAACATAAAGACACCTCCGTTAAGAATCG GGTGAATCCCTGGAAAGGTCTGCTGCACTTGGTGACGTCTCTTCTGCCAGTTGGACTCATAGTGTCGGCTCTCACCCCCCAAGTCATCAAACTGGAAACTACGGCCAGCAGTCCACG CTTCCGCGGCCGCATCTCTCGTCACTCGGAGGACGTGTCATCTCTCCCCCACATCAGCGATGGCTGTAAGAGACGGCTCCTGTGTGAAATCCATTCTGATCAGGAGTACATGAG CTATGTGGACCGCAGACCATGCTACAAGATCCGCTGTGAGGATCCTCGCTCCATGGACCGGCTGCTGCGCTGGTTACTGGACCACCACAGACCCGGCTACCAGCCTGGCGACCACGACCGCCGAGGTTACATTATAACATGA
- the LOC116770978 gene encoding uncharacterized protein LOC116770978 isoform X1 — protein MRAITIICLISVSSGGDISGDVDVKHEEQNTTTLYPIQALPNDLKYGEPHVYNNSETREEGPETRATSSSDNCFHNKEFMEPSNTNNDKTVKKLNDSKDDGNDEVISNKEENKQATNKERTSWKINATYAPSSKDEESYQTKEVLKDFKPSPHLGSFYDGDSLFSPPQPIKDSFKPYSPPHFTSFEKDFYRLNYKAPLDSYRRPVDNPYPYEDVLPRTEDMKFDTGLEPKPTVQAPVRVPAGGLYKLPDAFQRTPSSDSGNQDYGLQFKEHKDTSVKNRVNPWKGLLHLVTSLLPVGLIVSALTPQVIKLETTASSPRFRGRISRHSEDVSSLPHISDGCKRRLLCEIHSDQEYMSFTLAMWTADHATRSAVRILAPWTGCCAGYWTTTDPATSLATTTAEVTL, from the exons ATG AGAGCCATAACCATAATTTGCCTTATAAGTGTGTCATCTGGGGGTGACATCAGCGGAGATGTAGACGTCAAGCATGAAGAACAAAATACAACCACGTTGTATCCAATCCAAGCCCTTCCTAATGATCTAAAGTATGGAGAACCAcacgtttataataatagcgaGACACGAGAGGAAGGTCCCGAAACTAGAGCTACTTCAAGCTCagataattgttttcataacaAGGAATTCATGGAACCAAGTAATACAAACAATGATAAGActgttaagaaattaaatgacaGCAAAGATGACGGAAACGATGAAGTTATCTCGAATAAAGAAGAAAACAAACAAgcaacaaataaagaaagaacATCGTGGAAAATCAACGCGACCTACGCTCCATCTTCTAAAGATGAAGAAAGCTACCAAACTAAGGAGGTGCTGAAAGACTTCAAGCCCAGTCCCCACCTCGGAAGTTTTTATGATGGAGACAGTCTCTTCTCACCTCCTCAGCCGATTAAAGACTCGTTTAAACCTTACTCGCCTCCACATTTTACAAG TTTTGAAAAAGATTTCTATAGACTTAATTACAAAGCTCCGCTGGACTCGTACCGAAGACCAGTAGACAACCCGTATCCATATGAAGACGTGCTGCCGAGAACCGAAGATATGAAGTTTGACACTGGTCTGGAGCCCAAACCGACCGTGCAGGCGCCGGTGAGAGTACCAGCCGGAGGGTTGTATAAACTCCCGGATGCTTTCCAACGGACACCCAGCTCTGACAGCGGCAACCAAGACTACGGGCTCCAGTTTAAAGAACATAAAGACACCTCCGTTAAGAATCG GGTGAATCCCTGGAAAGGTCTGCTGCACTTGGTGACGTCTCTTCTGCCAGTTGGACTCATAGTGTCGGCTCTCACCCCCCAAGTCATCAAACTGGAAACTACGGCCAGCAGTCCACG CTTCCGCGGCCGCATCTCTCGTCACTCGGAGGACGTGTCATCTCTCCCCCACATCAGCGATGGCTGTAAGAGACGGCTCCTGTGTGAAATCCATTCTGATCAGGAGTACATGAG cttcACCCTAGCTATGTGGACCGCAGACCATGCTACAAGATCCGCTGTGAGGATCCTCGCTCCATGGACCGGCTGCTGCGCTGGTTACTGGACCACCACAGACCCGGCTACCAGCCTGGCGACCACGACCGCCGAGGTTACATTATAA